A genomic segment from Corylus avellana chromosome ca5, CavTom2PMs-1.0 encodes:
- the LOC132182954 gene encoding probable transcription factor At5g28040, producing the protein MDSTPTSPQRQPEGPPLVSIKSSPRKLPIKRKNLLSSSDPNPNFLSSKLQSTLDQSDAVAKPPPFKFHRIWTEPDEIRFLQGLLDCASRGLSFPRDLQVFHDRFSGTMSQPYAKSQLSEKLRRLRKKFRVISSRLAGGLSPSVLSQHDRALYELSEKLWSPELSSSSTFGNNSNDYGSNEKKKKKKKKSEGSLVGVRVSFSPALANLSSHSNQNLRFQEIDGDVNVEYEGSESGGLGGVAAKVALDVFDECLEEVRNRMVVVYLNNKSSKVLRWHRQRVAELEVLARRLRLVLDNSLHAQSLFSNSM; encoded by the coding sequence ATGGACTCCACCCCAACCAGCCCCCAACGCCAACCCGAAGGTCCCCCTCTCGTCTCCATCAAATCCTCTCCTCGCAAGCTCCCCATCAAACGCAAGAACCTACTCTCCTCTTCTGACCCTAACCCTAATTTCCTCTCCTCCAAGCTCCAGTCCACCCTCGACCAAAGCGACGCCGTCGCGAAGCCACCGCCGTTCAAGTTCCACCGGATCTGGACTGAGCCCGACGAGATTCGGTTCCTGCAGGGCCTCCTGGACTGCGCGTCCCGGGGGCTCTCCTTTCCCAGAGACCTCCAAGTCTTTCACGATCGCTTCTCCGGTACGATGTCGCAGCCCTACGCCAAGTCCCAGCTCTCCGAGAAGCTCCGCCGGCTGAGGAAGAAGTTTCGGGTTATATCGTCCCGGCTCGCCGGCGGGCTCAGCCCGTCGGTGCTCTCGCAGCACGATCGGGCGCTTTACGAGCTCTCCGAGAAGCTCTGGAGCCCCGAGCTGTCGTCCTCGTCGACATTTGGTAACAATTCCAACGATTACGGTAGcaatgagaagaagaagaagaagaagaagaagagcgaGGGCAGTTTGGTTGGGGTTAGGGTTAGCTTCTCGCCGGCCCTGGCTAACTTGAGTTCTCACTCGAATCAAAACCTTCGTTTCCAGGAAATCGACGGTGATGTGAATGTCGAGTATGAGGGCAGCGAAAGTGGTGGGCTTGGTGGGGTGGCAGCGAAAGTGGCGTTGGATGTGTTTGATGAGTGTTTGGAGGAGGTTCGGAATCGGATGGTTGTTGTTTATCTGAACAATAAGTCTTCCAAGGTACTGAGGTGGCACCGGCAACGGGTGGCGGAATTGGAGGTCCTGGCACGGCGCTTGAGGTTGGTTCTCGACAACTCTCTCCATGCCCAATCACTATTTTCAAATTCGATGTAG